One stretch of Oncorhynchus clarkii lewisi isolate Uvic-CL-2024 chromosome 3, UVic_Ocla_1.0, whole genome shotgun sequence DNA includes these proteins:
- the LOC139392149 gene encoding dynactin subunit 3-like gives MDRKFEVDNLETRLETLESRIYGEKRNKGGKPVKCADSLSRIQAALTNTANKRERVKILHKKIEDLLKYLNPQFTDHITVPDAMKLEFILAEEDFLLSQATLLEQVSNLQPLLDSNYIRDVPEHATKLQRLSQIHIKEQDQTEAQSLEVKKLFEEYNKMMFLLSKQFTQWDESLRKVEEAKGIRQVE, from the exons ATGGATAGGAAATTTGAAGTTGATAACCTCGAAACGCGTCTTGAGACGCTGGAAAGTCGTATATACGGTGAAAAAAGGAACAAGGGAGGGAAACCCGTGAAG TGCGCGGATTCCCTCTCCAGAATTCAGGCCGCCCTTACAAACACTGCAAATAAGAGGGAACGAGTGAAGATTCTACACAAAAAGA TTGAGGATCTGCTGAAGTATCTGAACCCTCAGTTCACTGACCACATCACTGTTCCTGATGCCATGAAGCTGGAATTCATCCTTGCTG AGGAAGACTTCCTCCTTTCCCAGGCCACACTTCTGGAGCAGGTCAGCAACCTCCAGCCACTATTGGACAGCAACTACATCAGAG ATGTGCCAGAGCATGCCACCAAGCTACAGCGTTTGTCTCAGATTCACATCAAAGAGCAg GACCAAACTGAGGCCCAGTCCCTAGAGGTGAAGAAGCTGTTTGAGGAGTATAACAAAATG ATGTTCCTGCTGTCCAAGCAGTTCACCCAGTGGGATGAGAGCCTGCGGAAAGTGGAGGAGGCAAAGGGAATCCGTCAAGTGGAGTAG
- the LOC139392151 gene encoding autophagy protein 5-like, protein MADDKDVLRDVWFGRIPTCFTLYQDEITEREAEPFYLLLPRMSYLTLVTDKVKKHFLKVMKAEDIEEMWFDFEGTSLKWHYPIGLLFDLHASNTALPWSITVHFKNFPERDLLHCPSNSVIEAHFMSSIKEADALKHKSQVINDMQKKDHKQLWMGLQNDKFDQFWAMNRKLMEYPTEEGGFRYIPFRIYLTMSDRPFIQKLFRPISPDGHTHTLGDLLKEVYPVAIPNDDESKRYQVVIHGIEPLLETPLQWLSEHLSHPDNFLHISVIPAPSD, encoded by the exons ATGGCAGATGACAAGGACGTGCTGCGAGATGTTTGGTTTGGTCGGATTCCGACCTGCTTCACACTTTACCAGGATgagatcacagagagagaggccgaaCCCTTCTAT CTCCTCCTGCCAAGGATGAGCTACTTGACTCTGGTCACAGACAAGGTGAAAAAGCACTTCCTGAAGGTCATGAAGGCCGAGGACATAGAGGAGATGTGGTTTGATTTCGAGGGAACCTCACTCAAATG GCACTATCCAATCGGATTACTGTTTGACCTGCATGCCTCCAACACTGCCCTGCCCTGGAGCATCACTGTGCACTTTAAG AATTTCCCAGAGCGTGACCTGCTCCACTGCCCCTCTAACTCTGTGATTGAGGCCCACTTCATGTCCAGCATCAAGGAGGCGGATGCCCTCAAACACAAGAGCCAGGTCATCAACGACATGCAGAAGAAAGACCACAAGCAGCTGTGGATGGGCCTGCAGAATG atAAGTTTGACCAGTTCTGGGCCATGAACCGTAAGCTGATGGAATACCCCACAGAGGAGGGAGGCTTTCGCTACATCCCCTTCAGGATATACCTG ACAATGAGTGACAGACCGTTCATCCAGAAGTTGTTTCGCCCCATCTCGCCCgacggccacacacacacgcttgggGACCTGCTGAAGGAGGTGTACCCCGTGGCTATACCCAACGATG ACGAGTCCAAGCGTTACCAGGTGGTGATCCATGGGATTGAGCCCCTGCTGGAGACCCCGTTGCAGTGGCTGAGTGAGCACCTCAGTCACCCTGATAACTTCCTCCACATCAGCGTCATACCCGCGCCTAGCGACTGA